The Budorcas taxicolor isolate Tak-1 chromosome 2, Takin1.1, whole genome shotgun sequence nucleotide sequence GGGCTGCCAGCTCCCACCCGCCTCCCTCGCTCCCACTTCCCCACGCAGCCCCTGTGGATGGCCTGAGCCATGGTGCTGACCTTCACAGTGCTGTCCACGGCTCCGGAAAAGAGCCGGCCCCGGGACACGGCCAGTGCGGTCACACTGCCCTGGTGACGCAGCAGAGTCTGCGTGCAGATCATGTTGTCCATACTCCAGACCTGGGGACACACGGGACATGAGGACCGCCCAGGCCTGGCACCCGCCCTGAGCTGCCCCCTCCAGGCACTCGGCCATCTCGTACCCTGAGAGACCGGTCATAGGATGCACTGAAGACTTTGGTCTGGTCTGGCGTCGAGATGACTGCCAGGGCGTACACGGTACCAACATGGCCCGTCAGGGTCCGCACCTGCTCCTTAGACTCGATGTCCCATACCTGGGGGGCGGCACCGGCAGGTCAGAGGCACAGATGGGGGCAGACAGGGACCCAGAGTCAGACACCGACCCCTGCGTTTGCTCTTACATGGATGAGGTTCTCGTAGGTGCCACAGACGATGTGGTGATTGGTCACGGCAATAGAGTAGACACTGCCGCCCGACGTCTGCAGGACGTGGATGCAGTCAAGGGTCCGGATGTCCCAGATCTACGGGCAAGCGCGGGCCACTTGGTCCCCGGCCAGGCCGCCCACTCACGACGCAGAGTGCATGTGAGGGTCTCCCTGTGCCGGCccggtgggggcagggcagacaGAGCTGGTTCGGGGTCGGGGGGCCCACCTTGATTGTCTGGTAGGAGCCGCTGTACAGGTAGCTCTGGGCGGCCACCAGGGCTCGCACCCAGTGGTTGAGACCGGTGAGCTCCTTCTTCAGCTTCAACTCGGTGCCCACGATGTCCCAGACCTGTGGGAGTGGCCATGAGCGCAGGCCAGAGGGGCACGCACTGGCACCGGCATGCACACACACCGCCCGGCCTGACCTTGATGGCCTTCAGGGAGCCGCTGAAGAGCATGTTGTGTGATGACACCAGTGTGCACACCGGGTTGTCGTGGGCCCGGATCGTGTTCACTTTCTGTAGGTTCTGGATGTCCCATACCTGGTGGGAGACAGGCGCGAAGCCTGAGGCCCTGCTGAGCCCAGGCCCCAGTGGCACAGAGTGCCTGGGGCTCTCAGGCATGCGTGGGGCCCGACCCCGCCAGCCCGCTGACCCCACTCACAATGATGGTGCAGTCGGCCGAGCCACTGTACAGCTTGCATCTGGGGAAGCAAAGCCAGGGTGTCAGAGCGCAAGACAGCAACCCTGCTGACACCGCCCTGGCCGGGCCAAGAGAGCACTGGCCACCGGAAACCAGAGGCCTGGGCTGTTGTTAGGACCACTACAGCTTCCTTGAGCCCAGCGTCGGTCTTCCCACCTCAGCGAGAGGACCTTGGACACGCCTGCCTGGCAAGCGTCTGACAGCTGAGCCGGGAGGTAATTACCCTCGTTAGCACTGCTGGCAGTCAAGCTGTTGCTTCCTGTGCGCCAGCatctcacacgcacacacacacacgcccacagCACACAGCCTCATGACACGTGCCAGGAAGGACGGTCTACAAGGGGCACTCTGGGCTAGGGGGTGGCTGGGCCTGCCTCCCCTCCAGTCCTGCCTGTCCTTGGCCACCTGAGGCTCTCCGGGGTCAGGGCTCTGCTCAGGGAACACACAGCGTCAGAGGCAGAAGCCCCACGTACTGCCACCCATGACTCGGCCCTGCTCAGGGTCCCAGGAGTGGCAGACAAAGTCACGCTACGACACATGCAGCCACAGTCCACGTGGGCCCTGTGCTCAGTGGACACACATGCGCCCTGGACTCACCCCTGGATGCAAAGGGCCAGCACGATGCCGTCATGGCCCTCCAGAGTCTTCTGGCACTTGTAGGTGGTACACGTGTCCCACACCTGCAGAAACCAGGGTCAGGCCAGATCCCAGCAGGACCAGCCTAGTGGCAAGGGACACTATGGCACGAATGATGTGAGCATGGGGGAGCAGAGAAAGCCCTGTCCATGGGCAGGCCTGGAGCTGGCAGAGTTTGGCGTGCCGTGCCCAGCCCTGCTGCTCCAGGCTGCCCGGGCCCTGGGCAGGCCCCTACCCACCTTGATGGTCTTGTCAGAGGAGCCGCTGAAGAGCAAGTCCCCCATGGAGTAGACACAGAGACACCAGACGGGGCCCTGGTGGCCCACAAATGTTCCCTTGCATTTGAAGATCTGCTGTGGGTCATAGGCTGCAGAGACAGGAGGTATGAGGGGTCTGGGGGCCTGGGGACCACGGGGCGGGTGGCAGGGGGCCCACACTCACAGCCGAGGATGCCCATGTTCAGCCGCGCGTTGATGTGGGACAGCTCGTCCTGTGGGGCCAAGAGCAGAGCAGagtgtggggtgggtggggcccCAATGGCCTTTCCTACCCAGGCAAGGGCCCCCAGCACAGACATCTAATACTGAGTGGGAACAGGCCTCCTGCTGGGACCCACCCCACCTGCTCCCAGTACCCGGCCCCGCCCGTGGCCCCTGCCCGCTCACGTTCAACATGGATGCATCCCTCCGGAACTCCATGAGGTCCTCGCTGAGTTTGCTCTGGTTTTCGTCCAGGACATCTGAGCAGCAGGGCAGGGGGTGTCAGGGACCCAAAGGCAGGGCTGAACCCCTGCGCCCCCTGGGCTGGGCTCTTACCGAACTTGAGCTCCAGGCTCTTCTCCAGCTGGTCGATCTTCTCCGAGAGCTTGCCCAGCATGGAGCGCAGGAAGGCGATCTCCTGGTCCTTCTGGGCCAGCGCCACATGCATCTCATGGAAGCGGTCATCTGTCTGCTGCAGGAACTCCTTCAGGCCCTCAAAGCGGCACGTCTCCAAGTGCGTCTCGTACGTGTCCTGGTTCCCGATGAACGTGCACCTGGAAGGACGGGACAGCTGTCCTGCCCACCTGCCCGCCAGGTGggcccttccctctgcctctccaGCCCAAAGAGTCTCCCACAAATCCCACTTCTATGCCGGGCCACTGCCCTGAGCATAGCCACTCGCccaccacctgtcctgcctccccCAGCAATCCAGCCACTGCACTCCGGCCCAGAGCTCCTCCAGGGCCCGCTCCCCCTCACTGGCTTCCACCCCGAAGAGCCAGCTGCCGCCTCCTCTGCCGgcccctctcccctctgccctcaACTCGCTGCTGCTGGTCCAACTGCCGGAACCCCTCTCCCAAGTCCAGGCCCGGCTTGTGCCCTCGCATGCATCAGTCCCCAGCTCCCCGAGCGCTGTGTCCCCATGGGGCTCGGGTCTCCTCCTCGGCACCTGTACCTCAGTTTGTAATTACAGAGTCGACGGTGTGGCTCCCGCTAAGGCCGTCTCCCCAGTGCCCGGTACTCAGGCGGATCTCAGCCAAGGTTTGCTGAAGGAGGGACCGTGAATGCCAGCCCAGGCCtgccgccccccgcccgcccgcccccgcccagggCGGCCCCTTGCGCCCACCCCCGCCCACTCACCCGTACTTGGAGTGGGGACACTTGATGTGCTCGCACTCCTTGAGGTGAGCCTCCAGGTTCATCTTGAGGAGGGGTGGACAGCTGGGGTTGTTGGGGCAGCGCACAGGCCTGTAGTCACAGCTGCCCTCGTGGTCCCTGGAGGGGTGGCCGGGCGGCACGGCATGGGGGCTGAGTCCCCAGAGGCCCCAGCTCTCGGGGGCCCCAGGGGGGCGGGGACTGGGGGCAGACGGGGGCCCTTACTTTCGAGTGCTAAGCTTGATGGTGAAGGGGCACCCTCGGGGGTCCACCTCGAAGACGGAGGGCTTCCCGCCCCCCGCCACCCGACAGCCGTGCCTGCAGTGGATGAAGAGCTCGCCAATCTGCTCGGCCACCGCGATGTTGTTCACCACCACCGTCAGCTTGGCGTTGTCCACGGGGCACTTCTCTAGGGGGGAGGGCACGCTGACCCCACAGCCTGCCCAGCCAACCCCGCCCCGGGGAGAGCATGCCTGGTGGGTGGCGGGCCTGGAGCCTGCTCCCCTGCCGGGTGGGCTGAGCCTACACCGGGGGCCTTATCCCCTCGTCTACCTTCCCCTCTGGGGCTCCCAGAACAGGAAGGGACACTcggctgggccaccagggatgaCCACTGGGTGAGCGGTGGCAACAGAGGCCTTTTAGTGGACCCAGGAGTCTGGAGGAGTGCCGGGGGGCTTGGGACAGAGCGTGGAAAGGGCCAGCGGCTAAGGCCTGAGTCTGCAAGGCCGGCAGCCCTGACAGCGGGCGCTGCACCCAGGGGTCTCGCCCACGCCTGCTGCAGGGAGGCCCTGAGCCTGGCCTGAGCACTGGCCCCGGGAACTGCCGGTGGCAGAGGACTAGGGGGCTCCATCAGAGCTGGGCCCCGGGCGGACCTCCCCAGAGGGACTTCCCCACCGCTGGGGACCTGGGTGGCCAGGCCTGGGCTGAGAGGGTCCTACCTGACTTCAAGGCGCATCTTCGGCAGAAGGTGTGCTGTGGGGACAACGGGCAGGTGGGGGCGCGGCCGCAGGGACCCCACCCCTcgcccactgcagagggcacgtGCTGGGCGGCCAGACCGGGCGCCCCACGGTTCGGGGCTCCCGGAGCACACAGGCCGGGAGGGCAGCTCACCCCACACGTGGTGATCACGGGGTCCTTGAACACACTGCAGCAGAGCTGGCAGCACAGCTTCACCGAGGGCTGCTCGGCGAACACCAGCGGCTCCTGGGGCCAAGCAGGGCGGGGTGAGGGGCCCCGGGGCTGCGGGCACCCAGCTCCCCGTCCCGCCGGCCGGGCTGCCCTCCTGGGGCGAGAGCACCTCGGCCGCGGTGTGTCCTGAGGAGAGCCTGCTGAGGCCTAGGGCTCGAGGGGACTCACACGTGGAGAGGCCCTCTAGCTGTGCCCACCCTCACCCTAGGACGCAGACCAGAAGGAGCCCCAGGTGAGCCCTCCCTTTCCTGCCAAAAGCTGGTCCTTGGGCAGCCCCTGGAACTGGGAGTGAGAAGAACGTGCCTGGGGGACCCAGCCTGGGCCCCCGAGTCCCCGATGTGGACCTGTGTGGATAGGGGGCCTGAGGGGAAGGGGCCCCCACTGCCCAGCCCAGGGAGGGGCCCCCACCAGCCACACCTaccggctcctcctcctcctctggcaGCGAGAACGTGGAGCGGAGGGACATGCTAGACTCGGAGTGCAGGGAGCGCACGGAGATGGCCGAGTCGGAGCGGCGAGGCGTGCTGATGGGGGGCTGCGGGCAGGGGGGCGACCATCAGCCGGCGAGAGGGCCGGGCCCGGACCCCCAGCCCAGCGGGTGCCCGCCCAGTCCCCAGCGTGCCGAGGGCGCGAAGCTGGCCCCGCAGTCCTGGCCCTGCAGTCGGGACTGCCGCTCACATCTGCCAACTTTCTTTGTGTAAATGGAGAGACTTCCTGCTATTCAATTCTACGAGGACGCGCTCGGCCTGCTTCCTGCTTCCCGTGAGGGAATGTGGGCCACAGAAGGGGCACCTCCACCAGCCAATCCTAACGTGGGGGCGGCCACAGCCCCCAGACTGCcagagggaggggctggaaggcTGGCTGTGGGGCTCCAGGGGCCCAGGGGCCGTCCTGCCTGGGGACAGTAGCCCAGGCCAGGGAGGCTCCCAGGGGAGGGTGGACACCCCCACCAAACCCCAGCCCAGCTTCTGAGAGCAGGGGGAGGGGCACAGGTGCTGGACtctgtctgagcccccagagacacagagaggggtGTGCCAGGACAAGGGGCACCGTCCCTTCTTTCCCTCAGGGGCCAGAGTTCTCCAGGAGAGATCCTACGAGAGCAACTGCTCCAGTCACTCCCATGCTCCTCTCTCACTCTCCTGAAGCCTCATTCAAGAGCCATAAACCGCCTGCCTCCATGCCCAGCCCACCAGCCCCTCTGGGCCCAGCTGCCTCCTTCCAAGCCGCGGGGGGTGCTCGGACTGTTGGAAGggtcccctccccaccagcccgAGGCACGAAACCCCTGTGGGCCCAGGGAGGCTGGCCGGGTAGTGCCAGGGCCCGGCTTCCTGGAGTGCAGGCGGCAGAGATCCATGTGCCCAGCGAGCCCACAGACAGGCACCTCCCTCACCAGGGCAGCACCCAGCAGCCCAAGTGGCACGTTTGCATGGAAACGCCACGTGAGGAGCGAGAGGGGAAAGTCAGAGGAAGTGAGTCAAACCATCcccagggcagcaatggaaaccAGAGGGCAAGAACAGGTCCAGGCGGGAGCGGGGCCAAGCGCGTGGGCTGGCTGGGCTCTCTCTCCCTGGCCACCTGCCTGCTGTGGGGACCCCACTCCGCCTGAGTGCAGGGGCAGCTGCAGGCCTGGGCCGGGGGCAGGGCCTGGGAAGGCCTGGCTCCTCAGGGCCAGCAGCGGGCGTGGCTGGGGGCCTGGCAGCCGAAGACTTGGCATCCAGGTGGCCGTGGCTCAGGGCCCTCACAGCACGCGCCCACATCCCGAAGCTGCCGAAACCCAAGGATTTCAGACACCACAGGGGATCCACTGTCCTCACGGCCCAGCTGGGCAAGCGGGCCTACTGCTTCCAGCCTTGCTCCATGAACACGTCACGGGCCCTGGGCATGTCACAGGCCCTGGACACGTCACAGGCGCTAGACACGTCACAGGCCCCGGACACGTCACAGGACCCAGGCATGTTACAGGCGCCAGACACGTTACAGGCCCCAGACACGTCACAGGCCCCGGACACGTCACAGGACCCAGGCATGTCACAGGCCTCAAGACATGTCACAGGCGCCAGACACATCACAGGCCCCGGACAAGTCACAGGCCCCAGGCATGTCACAGGCCTCAGACACGTCACAGGAGCCAGACATATCACAGGTCCCGGGCACATCACAGGCCCTGGGCACGTCATGGACCCCAGATACAGAGGCAGGCAGAGCCCAGGGGAGGGGGTGAGTGCTTGGGGAGGGCCTAGTGCCGTTCTGGGCACATGAGTGTGTTTTTTGAATAATTAGAAATACTTTTTTCTCTCtattaaacagaaaacaaaggttGGCCACTGAGGAGTAAGCCTGGGTGCTGGGGGGCTAGCAGGCCTGGCCAGCTGGCCAGAGGGACGTCCAAGGGAAAGCAGAGGCAGCCCAGAGAAGTGGGCGAGGGTGAAGGCCTGAGGCTGACTGTGCCCCATGCCCGCTACCCGGGCCCACCTTTGCTTCCCCCTGCAGCCCCAGAGCCTAGCGAGGGGCCAGTGGGCAGACTGGCAGGGAATGGCCACTGTGACCCTGGCCCCACTGCCTGGGCTCCAGCCAGCTCCAACTCTGCCCCAAACCCCTAAATCGGTAACCCCCACCAGGGCCTGTCCACACTTCCCTACCTGCTGACTCCTGTCTCTGGTCAGGACCCCCAGGCTCAGGGCCCCTGCCTGCACCCGGCAACCCCCACACATAGCCTCCACTCAGTAGAAGAGAAAGCTTCAAAGATGGGGATCAGACTTGGTCACGCTCCTGAATGAACCTTCCGTGGCTCCCACCACCCCCACATGACGGAGTCAAACACCCAGACCTGCGGACGCTGCACCCCCCAGCCCGGCTGCCCCTTGCCCCTCTGGAAACCCAGCCATAGGGGCCCAGGTCTCGGGGTGTCGCTGCGCTGGACCCCTGCCTCACCACTCTCTCCACCCTCACCCCTGAGCTCAAGGCGCTCCCTGCAGCTCCTCCCGGGCCCCGGGCCCCGGGCCCTGGGAGGGAGGGCCTGGCGAGAGTGAGGCCCGCTCCCAAGGGCAGAGAGAAGCATGGCGCAGACCTACCATGCTGTCCTCCTCGTCCCGCGGGGAGTAGGCCAGGGAGCTGGAGGAAGAGGGTGTCCTGCGGTGCTGTTTGTATGTGCTGGTCCCATCGGCTGCAAAGAGAAAGGACCACGGTGGGCCGTACAGGGAGGCCGGACCGCCAGGGCGGGCTGCGGACGCCCCTGCTCGTGGGCCAGGCGGGGGCTGCCCCGGACAGCCCCAGCACTGAGCCTAgaagccccctgccccagccctgccgcACCCAGGCAGAAAGGTCTGCAGCCCCTCAGCTGGTACAGCAGCCTGGTGGTCCAGGCCCCTCTCCGCCCACGTCCTCCTGCCTGTCACCCCAGCTacccagagaaggcactggtcaggGGTCCACGTGGGAACAGGGGTTCCCCTCTGAGTTGCCGCAGGCAGCAGCCGGAGGCACACAGTGGCCCCCACTGGTCTCCGGCCCAGCCGGGCCCAAACGTCACAACAGCCCCCAAGGCATGGGTGCACAATCCAGGCTTCAGTGGGCTGCCCTGTGAGTGGCCGTGGGTCCCTGCCTGTAATCAGACAGCCTGGGCAGGGCAGCTGGTCAGGCCTGGTCGCTGACTCTGCCCCACCTCAACACTGAGGGGGTACTGGGTGGAACAGGCCCCGTCTGCCTCTGCCTGGGAGCTCTCCTCCGCCAGGGCAGTGTGCCCTGCAGCTTCTAAAGGCAGATGAGAAACCAGGGACCCAAGAGACGCGGGTAGGGGGGGATGCGTATTTGCTTTTCCCTCAGAAAGGAACATCTGAGGAAAAAAAGAGGGCTCTTTCAGAGCCCCCCGGGGCAGGGGGTCACTCGgcaggagaaaggagcctgggtgAGCAGACGTATGCAGTGGGCTGGGGGCCCCGCCACCAAGTGTATCCAGAGAAAACCCTGGAGAAGCAGCTAAAACACTACTTTAATTAGCAGCTGGTGCACCCTGAGGTGGGGCTTCCCaccagctcagtggtaaagaacctgcctacatgCAGGAGCCatagcagacatgggttcaaactctgggtggggaagaccccgtggaggagggcaccgcaacccactccagtgcccttgcctggagaatcccaaggacagaggagcctggtgggctacagtccatggggtcatggagtcggacacggctgaggcgacttagcacgcacgcgtGTACTGCGAGGAGGGCAGAGCCCTGAAGAGGCAGAAGGACGAGCAGTCCTGCCCGGAGGGGCCACGTGCAGTCTCCAGGGAGACACGAAGGCgcagcctcctccccacctcccggACACATCACGCTGGGGGCTCCCCAAGGGGCCGGACTCCAGGAAGGAGCCCAGGAGTCTGTCCTGCCACTGTCCCCGAGCCTGACCCTAAGAGCCTGGGCTGGGATGAGTCAGGGGTCACTTGATCAGGGATGGGGTGTGACGTGGTGCCCACTCAGAGAGGCGGCAGGCAGGGCTCCGCGAGGAGGTGCAGGGGGACCTGGGGGCAGGCAGCGGGATGGCGGACTGCCTCCCCGGCCCAGGCTGGTCTGGGCTCCCGGGCTCACCTTTTGTGATGGTGGTGACAGCTGAAAAGGCGGGCCCAAAGGTGGTTTCCATTCTGGTCTGGAGAGAGAATGAATGTGACTCGGCCCCGACCCCACAGAGGATGTGGACACACACGTGGATATGGGCTGACATACTGTCCCACTAAGGACCCCGCGTGCACACACACTCCCAGACACACCAATCACACACATGGCACGGCCCACCCGAGGGACCTCCAGGGACGGACTGGGTGTTCTGGAAAGCCCCCCGGGGCCCTGGGTGTGTGGGATGGGCACAGGGCGTGCCCAGAGGTGACCCTCCCCGGGGTTGGCCCTCACCCCCGCGGTGTCTGGGGTGGGAAGGTTGCTCGGCCCCCCAGAGAAGCGGTTGTAGCGGGCGCCCTTGCCCGAGCTCATGCTCTAGAGCGGCATCCAGGCTCCTCGGGTGGCGTCCCCTGTGGGCAGAACACAGACACGGGGCTCCAGACGGCGGCCCAGGCCCCGCTCGTTGGCAGGGCTGCTCCGGCTGGCCTGGCTCGACCACCAATCCCAACAAGGGTGGGCTCCTGCGGTTGAggccctctcccctcctgcccGCCCCAGGTGTGGACAGGCCGGAGGAAAGGAGGCGGCCAGGGGGTAGGCGGCAGGAGCTGGTGCTCAGTCCCACCTTGCTCCAAGGCTTAGCCCTTGGGAAAAGCCTGCCAGCTCTGCCCCCCAACCCGCCCCCTCACTCCTGCTCTGTCTGCTCCTCGGGGGCCAAGGTCAGGATGCCGCTGGGACCAAGGCTGGGCCAGCCTCAGGCTGTTTACCCGCCAGGGCAGGTGTGGCCACGCCCCAGGAGACCTGTTGGGTGGTGCCCCACCCCTCACCAGCC carries:
- the TRAF7 gene encoding E3 ubiquitin-protein ligase TRAF7 isoform X1 — its product is MSSGKGARYNRFSGGPSNLPTPDTAGTRMETTFGPAFSAVTTITKADGTSTYKQHRRTPSSSSSLAYSPRDEEDSMPPISTPRRSDSAISVRSLHSESSMSLRSTFSLPEEEEEPEPLVFAEQPSVKLCCQLCCSVFKDPVITTCGHTFCRRCALKSEKCPVDNAKLTVVVNNIAVAEQIGELFIHCRHGCRVAGGGKPSVFEVDPRGCPFTIKLSTRKDHEGSCDYRPVRCPNNPSCPPLLKMNLEAHLKECEHIKCPHSKYGCTFIGNQDTYETHLETCRFEGLKEFLQQTDDRFHEMHVALAQKDQEIAFLRSMLGKLSEKIDQLEKSLELKFDVLDENQSKLSEDLMEFRRDASMLNDELSHINARLNMGILGSYDPQQIFKCKGTFVGHQGPVWCLCVYSMGDLLFSGSSDKTIKVWDTCTTYKCQKTLEGHDGIVLALCIQGCKLYSGSADCTIIVWDIQNLQKVNTIRAHDNPVCTLVSSHNMLFSGSLKAIKVWDIVGTELKLKKELTGLNHWVRALVAAQSYLYSGSYQTIKIWDIRTLDCIHVLQTSGGSVYSIAVTNHHIVCGTYENLIHVWDIESKEQVRTLTGHVGTVYALAVISTPDQTKVFSASYDRSLRVWSMDNMICTQTLLRHQGSVTALAVSRGRLFSGAVDSTVKVWTC
- the TRAF7 gene encoding E3 ubiquitin-protein ligase TRAF7 isoform X2, translating into MSSGKGARYNRFSGGPSNLPTPDTAGTRMETTFGPAFSAVTTITKADGTSTYKQHRRTPSSSSSLAYSPRDEEDSMPPISTPRRSDSAISVRSLHSESSMSLRSTFSLPEEEEEPEPLVFAEQPSVKLCCQLCCSVFKDPVITTCGHTFCRRCALKSEKCPVDNAKLTVVVNNIAVAEQIGELFIHCRHGCRVAGGGKPSVFEVDPRGCPFTIKLSTRKDHEGSCDYRPVRCPNNPSCPPLLKMNLEAHLKECEHIKCPHSKCTFIGNQDTYETHLETCRFEGLKEFLQQTDDRFHEMHVALAQKDQEIAFLRSMLGKLSEKIDQLEKSLELKFDVLDENQSKLSEDLMEFRRDASMLNDELSHINARLNMGILGSYDPQQIFKCKGTFVGHQGPVWCLCVYSMGDLLFSGSSDKTIKVWDTCTTYKCQKTLEGHDGIVLALCIQGCKLYSGSADCTIIVWDIQNLQKVNTIRAHDNPVCTLVSSHNMLFSGSLKAIKVWDIVGTELKLKKELTGLNHWVRALVAAQSYLYSGSYQTIKIWDIRTLDCIHVLQTSGGSVYSIAVTNHHIVCGTYENLIHVWDIESKEQVRTLTGHVGTVYALAVISTPDQTKVFSASYDRSLRVWSMDNMICTQTLLRHQGSVTALAVSRGRLFSGAVDSTVKVWTC